In Uranotaenia lowii strain MFRU-FL chromosome 2, ASM2978415v1, whole genome shotgun sequence, one genomic interval encodes:
- the LOC129749734 gene encoding sodium/potassium-transporting ATPase subunit beta-1-like isoform X1 — protein MAELSHKNRTMLEKVATKEGFQFPVKPPDRTFWQYLYDKRTHTVMDRTKGSWARLALFYAVYFIVLGALTWACFQGLFATLSDQYPKYQLADSLIGTNPGMGYRPIPEDPEDAGFIKYRARNKTETKYWVGRINSYLEPYKNLSLLPMGGQNHVNCDFDKPPASGEVCKVDITAMSPCTSENGFGYNQSSPCVIIKLNRIYGWVPEPFDDVEDLPDEMPHDLVEHIKSLPEKKRNKIWVSCNGIYSWDNEAMGPVSYHPEPGIPGYYYPYLNQPGYLSPIIAVQFERPKLKQAINIECRAWAKNMFYRGGSAHRQGSFAFALLVE, from the exons atggcAGAGTTATCACACAAAAACAGAACCATGTTGGAAAAAGTTGCAACGAAGGAAGGGTTCCAGTTTCCGGTGAAACCACCGGATAGGACTTTTTGGCAATACCTGTATGATAAGCGAACCCATACTGTAATGGATCGTACGAAAGGCAGCTggg CACGATTGGCACTTTTCTACGCCGTTTACTTCATCGTTTTGGGTGCCTTGACTTGGGCCTGTTTTCAAGGATTGTTTGCAACACTCAGTGATCAATATCCCAAATATCAGCTCGCGGATTCTCTTATCGGTACAAACCCTGGCATGGGATATCGGCCCATTCCGGAAGATCCGGAAGATGCAGGATTTATTAAATATCGAGCCAGAAACAAAACGGAGACAAAGTATTGGGTGGGTCGAATAAACAGTTATCTGGAAC CTTATAAAAATCTGTCGCTGCTTCCAATGGGTGGTCAAAATCATGTGAATTGTGATTTCGATAAGCCGCCAGCTTCTGGGGAAGTCTGTAAGGTTGATATAACAGCAATGAGCCCCTGCACTTCCGAAAATGGATTCGGATATAATCAATCGTCTCCATGTGTCATCATAAAGCTTAACAGa ATCTACGGTTGGGTTCCGGAGCCATTTGATGACGTGGAAGATCTTCCCGATGAAATGCCACATGATTTGGTGGAACACATCAAATCATTACCAGAAAAGAAACGGAACAAAATTTGGGTTTCTTGTAATGGCATTTATAGCTGGGATAATGAAGCAATGGGACCCGTTTCATACCATCCAGAGCCAGGAATTCCTGGCTACTACTATCCGTACCTGAATCAGCCCGGTTATTTGAGTCCCATTATTGCGGTGCAGTTTGAGCGTCCAAAAC TGAAACAGGCAATAAACATCGAATGTCGAGCGTGGGCCAAGAATATGTTCTATCGAGGAGGTTCTGCACATAGACAAGGCTCGTTTGCTTTTGCTTTGTTAGTTGAATGA
- the LOC129749734 gene encoding sodium/potassium-transporting ATPase subunit beta-1-like isoform X2 has protein sequence MLEKVATKEGFQFPVKPPDRTFWQYLYDKRTHTVMDRTKGSWARLALFYAVYFIVLGALTWACFQGLFATLSDQYPKYQLADSLIGTNPGMGYRPIPEDPEDAGFIKYRARNKTETKYWVGRINSYLEPYKNLSLLPMGGQNHVNCDFDKPPASGEVCKVDITAMSPCTSENGFGYNQSSPCVIIKLNRIYGWVPEPFDDVEDLPDEMPHDLVEHIKSLPEKKRNKIWVSCNGIYSWDNEAMGPVSYHPEPGIPGYYYPYLNQPGYLSPIIAVQFERPKLKQAINIECRAWAKNMFYRGGSAHRQGSFAFALLVE, from the exons ATGTTGGAAAAAGTTGCAACGAAGGAAGGGTTCCAGTTTCCGGTGAAACCACCGGATAGGACTTTTTGGCAATACCTGTATGATAAGCGAACCCATACTGTAATGGATCGTACGAAAGGCAGCTggg CACGATTGGCACTTTTCTACGCCGTTTACTTCATCGTTTTGGGTGCCTTGACTTGGGCCTGTTTTCAAGGATTGTTTGCAACACTCAGTGATCAATATCCCAAATATCAGCTCGCGGATTCTCTTATCGGTACAAACCCTGGCATGGGATATCGGCCCATTCCGGAAGATCCGGAAGATGCAGGATTTATTAAATATCGAGCCAGAAACAAAACGGAGACAAAGTATTGGGTGGGTCGAATAAACAGTTATCTGGAAC CTTATAAAAATCTGTCGCTGCTTCCAATGGGTGGTCAAAATCATGTGAATTGTGATTTCGATAAGCCGCCAGCTTCTGGGGAAGTCTGTAAGGTTGATATAACAGCAATGAGCCCCTGCACTTCCGAAAATGGATTCGGATATAATCAATCGTCTCCATGTGTCATCATAAAGCTTAACAGa ATCTACGGTTGGGTTCCGGAGCCATTTGATGACGTGGAAGATCTTCCCGATGAAATGCCACATGATTTGGTGGAACACATCAAATCATTACCAGAAAAGAAACGGAACAAAATTTGGGTTTCTTGTAATGGCATTTATAGCTGGGATAATGAAGCAATGGGACCCGTTTCATACCATCCAGAGCCAGGAATTCCTGGCTACTACTATCCGTACCTGAATCAGCCCGGTTATTTGAGTCCCATTATTGCGGTGCAGTTTGAGCGTCCAAAAC TGAAACAGGCAATAAACATCGAATGTCGAGCGTGGGCCAAGAATATGTTCTATCGAGGAGGTTCTGCACATAGACAAGGCTCGTTTGCTTTTGCTTTGTTAGTTGAATGA